One window from the genome of Nicotiana tomentosiformis chromosome 5, ASM39032v3, whole genome shotgun sequence encodes:
- the LOC104116189 gene encoding scarecrow-like protein 13, whose protein sequence is MQTSQRPQMSGGVHGLYNQPMQQVEQYYAPYHFKNNNCNNTSSVTQFAFQTQNEHFFTLDSLPATDYVVYDSPPALSVSSNRSPFSPQCSQSYMSDLHHSSDNNTCGSPFSGCSGVDDGDLKHVLRELENKLLGPESDTDDSCSCSFNDVVSKPSSLTRWNRVLDIAPSLNLKELLVACAEAVSDADISTAEILMNILEQKVSVSGEPMERLSAYVLEGLRARLLSSGSIIYKKLKCKEPTSSELLSYMQVICNMCPYYKFAYMSANVVIREAMANENRIHIIDFQIAQGSQWMFLLHYLARRPGGPPFVCITGVDDSQSAHARGGGLQLVGERLAAVAKSCGVPFEFHGAALSGCEVQLENLRVRHGEALAVNFPFMLHHMPDESVSTINHRDRLLRLVKSLSPKIVTLVEQESNTNTAPFLPRFRETLDYYTAMFESIDAARPRDDKQRISAEEHCVARDVVNIIACEGADRVERHELLGKWRLRLMMAGFTPCPLSPSVGETINDMLKEYSPNYRFAESEGALYLGWKNRALATSSAWR, encoded by the coding sequence ATGCAAACATCCCAACGACCTCAAATGTCTGGCGGCGTCCATGGATTATACAATCAGCCAATGCAGCAAGTTGAGCAATATTACGCCCCTTACCATTTCAAGAACAACAATTGCAATAATACTAGCTCAGTGACACAGTTTGCTTTTCAGACACAGAATGAACATTTCTTCACTCTGGACTCATTGCCGGCTACTGACTATGTTGTATACGATTCACCTCCTGCCTTAAGCGTCTCTTCCAACAGGAGTCCCTTCTCGCCGCAATGTTCACAGTCATACATGTCTGATCTGCATCACTCCTCTGATAACAACACTTGTGGTTCACCTTTCAGTGGGTGTTCAGGAGTTGATGATGGTGACCTGAAACATGTGCTTCGGGAGCTGGAGAATAAATTACTGGGGCCTGAATCTGATACTGACGACAGCTGCAGTTGCTCCTTCAATGATGTGGTCTCGAAACCTTCTTCCTTGACAAGGTGGAACCGAGTGTTGGACATAGCCCCCAGCTTGAACTTGAAAGAGTTGCTCGTTGCCTGTGCTGAAGCAGTGTCAGATGCTGATATCTCAACTGCTGAAATTCTAATGAATATTTTAGAGCAAAAGGTGTCAGTCTCTGGGGAACCTATGGAACGATTGAGTGCATACGTGTTGGAAGGGCTTAGAGCACGACTACTGTCGTCAGGAAGCATCATATACAAAAAATTGAAGTGCAAAGAACCGACTAGCTCGGAATTATTATCTTATATGCAAGTCATCTGTAACATGTGCCCATACTACAAATTTGCTTATATGTCTGCAAATGTCGTCATCAGGGAAGCCATGGCGAATGAGAACAGAATCCATATCATTGATTTTCAGATTGCACAGGGAAGTCAGTGGATGTTCCTCCTCCACTATCTTGCTCGTCGGCCTGGTGGACCCCCATTTGTCTGCATCACAGGTGTGGATGATTCCCAATCAGCTCATGCACGAGGTGGAGGACTTCAGCTAGTAGGCGAAAGGCTAGCAGCAGTTGCCAAGTCATGCGGAGTACCTTTTGAATTCCACGGTGCTGCACTATCAGGCTGTGAGGTCCAACTAGAGAATCTTCGGGTTAGGCATGGAGAAGCGCTGGCGGTAAACTTCCCTTTCATGCTGCACCACATGCCAGACGAGAGCGTAAGCACGATCAACCATCGAGACCGCCTATTAAGACTAGTTAAGAGTTTGTCCCCCAAAATTGTGACCTTAGTTGAACAAGAATCGAACACCAACACCGCCCCTTTCCTTCCAAGGTTCCGTGAAACTCTTGATTACTATACAGCAATGTTCGAGTCAATTGATGCAGCTCGCCCTAGAGATGACAAGCAGCGTATCAGTGCAGAGGAGCATTGTGTGGCACGGGACGTTGTCAACATAATAGCATGTGAGGGGGCCGACAGAGTGGAAAGGCACGAACTTTTAGGAAAGTGGAGGTTGAGACTTATGATGGCTGGATTTACTCCATGCCCATTGAGTCCATCAGTTGGCGAGACCATCAATGACATGTTGAAGGAGTACAGCCCAAATTACAGGTTTGCAGAAAGCGAAGGGGCACTCTATCTCGGATGGAAAAATAGAGCTTTAGCAACTTCTTCTGCCTGGAGATGA
- the LOC104116188 gene encoding uncharacterized protein — MATEELSETKEWHVVKNWRNVQKEKERERRRIRDRLRRQTMSLEEREKHLARRRRNYQLRRQKVLNNSFSSYQNYESTTSAGNSNEEENQAIVPVSGLGVQLSETAFHPESYKSREESAASCYTLHQGAEERMNKVQRSPNILPLYQIRHLARLLNSLSSDNQEIGTSLTSNNNVTTESTLRRGIRLIDVKRLARALNAN, encoded by the exons ATGGCTACTGAAGAGTTATCTGAAACTAAAGAATGGCACGTTGTAAAGAACTGGCGAAAtgtacaaaaagaaaaagaaagagagcGTCGTCGAATTCGCGATAGATTGAGAAGGCAAACAATGAGCCTTGAGGAGAGGGAAAAACATTTAGCTAGACGTAGAAGAAACTATCAATTGAGAAGACAAAAAGTGTTGAATAATTCATTTTCAAGTTATCAAAATTATGAGAGTACTACTAGTGCAGGAAACTCAAATGAAGAAGAAAATCAAGCAATTGTTCCTGTTTCAGGACTTGGGGTTCAATTATCTGAGACTGCATTTCATCCTGAATCATATAAATCACGAGAAGAATCAGCTGCATCATGTTATACATTGCACCAAG GAGCGGAAGAAAGGATGAATAAAGTGCAGAGAAGTCCAAATATTCTGCCTTTATATCAAATAAGACATCTTGCTCGATTATTGAATTCTCTTTCAAGCGACAATCAAGAAATTGGGACCAGTTTAACGTCAAATAACAATGTTACTACAGAGA GTACATTGCGACGAGGTATAAGGTTAATTGATGTTAAGCGTCTGGCACGAGCGCTTAATGCAAATTAA